The Carassius auratus strain Wakin unplaced genomic scaffold, ASM336829v1 scaf_tig00020109, whole genome shotgun sequence DNA window taatttatattgattggaagatttaaatgacataaaaaaaaattcttagaaatTCTGTGGAAAATTGATGTTCTGAAAttgaaaatgcaaagaaaacacaaatcttACTGCTGGTAGATGTCGAAAAGCATAAAATCAAGACATCAAGTTGATAGGTTCCTTTGTGTTACAAAGTTTAAGTATCTCAAAGTATTCTGAAGTATTTAGATTAAATTACTTGAGTAATCCAACGAAATatgttacaaattatatatatatatatatatatatatatatatatatatatatatatatatatatatatatatatatatatatatataattttgaattattattttttcattatggaGTCAAAGTTCTTAGCAAAAAGTAGGACTTCAGCTCAACTTAGTAAAGTCTAAGACTTCTTAAACACAGCCAATTTTCTTTTTGCCAGTTTTCCAtcataagttatattttaaagaGGATCCCCATTTTTTTGAACAACTATGTGTGCAGCCTCATTAGTGTTAATGGCCCCAGCACACCCATTCTAAGTTAATAGCCCAACGGACCTTCAGACAAGATCGCAGTGCTCATAACAAACATTTAGCAGCTCCTTACTAAGTTAGGATACCCCTTCCAGGTCTCATGAATAATTTAGGATTTAAGACCAACTAATTTATGCACAACACTTTCTTTAAGCTAGAAATATTGCTGCATTCACATTTTGGCAAATTACTGTAATTTCAGGATGGCAGCTCAAAGATTCTACTCTGAGCAGTTCACATCCTCATACTCGGAAATTATTTGTCTTTGGTTACACTCATAGTAGAATGTCACCaatgtttttcctctttttttgccCTACCCAGCAACAAACCAATTGGCTCTGATCATGAcctaaatctgttttatttatgagCTCATGTTGTTTTGGGATTTCCTAATGCCCTCTGCTCGAATTCTGAGGTTGAGAGAGGCTCATAGATGCTGTTAAATGGGTGACATGAAGCCAGAGCTCTTTTGTAATGGTACCACACCCTGGACAAACACATAGTCATCCCAGACCAGCTAACCATCCTGCCTTGTGCCCCATTTCACAGTTTACCCTACAGTACTCACTGTTCCTTCTTTTGCATAATATGAGATAACAATGGTTGTATGTAATACCTTTTTATTCTtccatgtaatgtttttttttctctctcaagatttgcattgttgcaatgtCCATATATATTACTGCCACTGATGGTGTGACATAGTGGTATAGGCTAGTAAGCATAAGGTTGCTGGTTCAGAATGTGCACACACCATTACACTTACAGTAATGTTACAGTGAGTAACTGTGTTAAGTGTTGATGTTCAAGAGTGCAGATATATTAATGTGTGGTACCAATGTGTTCCAagtctcaaaaaacatttctgattaacattgttgaaaacagatgtaatgcttaatatgtttgtggtaacattttgtgatttttttttaggcttattttttaatagaaagtttaaaagaacagcatttatttgaaatataaatcttttctaacaatatagaTGCCTTTcccatcacttttgatcattttaatgtatcattgctgaataaaagtatatgcTCCAAAGTACATACTATAAACATTTGAACGGTAGCGTATGATTCTTGCACTTGGTTCTATATACAGGTTAATCGTAGTGTTGTTTTCCCCCCACAGGATTCTGGGATTGTAGTGGAGTCATTCAAGTCGGGGTTTGAACCCCCGGGTGATTTCCCCTTTGAGGACTTCAGTCAGAACATCCAACGAACAGGATCAGATGGCACCATTGGGACCCCCAAAATGGAAGGAGGCAAACCGGATCCTAAACACGCTGTTAGCAGGACCAAAAACAAACTCTGGCTTTTTGGGAAGAAACCGAAGGTGAGTTTCATAAACACTTTTCATTGCGGAGCTGTTTTCTGTTCCATTTTAAGGCTCATTTGCTTAGAATAGGTGATAAATTAAAAGCCCACATGATGTCCAGTCTCTCTGCTTTGGCTCGTGTGAACAATAAAGGATTATATGGCTAGGTAGAACATTAACTTCTGCTTTCAAACCTATGCTGTCAGTACCTAGACTTCCTGACCTTTTTATATCTTTTAAACAACATGACTTCACGTTTTTCCTTCCCTTAAAAGTAGTTCTTGTTTTTAAAAACCCTTAATTTGAATGATGTAATGAAAGTTAAAACTTCCTTCTAAGCAGCATTTAACAAGCTAGATTTTGCTCATTCAGCCATTTAACTAGCTAGATGAGTGATTTTAGATGGGTCTTGCAtgttcatttgtttgtgtttgtttcgtAGTTCACCGTAAATCTTTGTTGTCCCAGATTCCCCCATCCATCCCTCCCCCTTCTCTCCCGAGTTTTCCCTCTGGCCATTTCCAGACTCCTAAATTTTCTACAGAACGGATAGCTAACCATCTATCTgaaatgaaaaatgcaaaatCTAAGATCCCATCCTTCCGAACTGTGAAAAGAGGGGTAAGAGTCGGTCCGAAACTGGCGTGTGTGGGTTTGCAGTGATTATGACGTTGGTGCTTATGCTTGGGCCGGTTTCTCTCACCCAAGGTTTGGCTAATTCCTGCATGTGAGGAAAATGTGAATCACAATTGTTTTTGAGTGAAGGAATAAGACTTTATCTGGGTCCAAAGAACTGTGCCCCTAATTTTAGCTGTGGGGTTAAACGCTTGTATGATTGTTGCGCAAGTCTGCAGAGTATGGTGGAGGGAGTGTTGGGTGggtgttttttgtgtttattgctttattttttatacacaTGCACATTTACATATTACAGAATACAGCACAGTAGCTCTTTTCCATATACCTGTGTTCACACTGACAGTAATTTTAGTTACATGAGTTACACGTACTGCCTGTACTCTCTCTGGCAGATGCTGGATTTTTGCATTGACATGATTGATGTTGCTTGTTTCTCTCAttgaaaagtcattttaattGTCTTCAGAGAGTACCAGTCTGACCTTTTCTAAACAACAGAGCAAATTATGACACTTCACACTTCGCAAGccaaggaataagggtcttaaCTAGCTAAACGAACAGTCGTGGAATGTTTTCCACAAAGACCTTTGAATTTTTTTGATAATGAAAGACGTAAACATCAGTGagaaaattatcaggaaatttgtattctggaagtgaactagtTCTTTAAATCATCTATTGTGGTGTTGACTAACACACTGACAAACTGTCATAATGAATAACCTTTTCCTGTTAGTTCATATTAACTTACTTGAAAACCACATCGGGGCCTACTTCTGTAAAACCAAATTCCACTATATTACCTGTTCTTCTTTTCCCTTCTACCTTAGAACCTAGATTaaacaaatattgaaaataaaaatgagatcGTTGAGGTTTCAGGCTGATTCAGGTTTTTGATCAGTcttccaaaatgtatttattgtggtATTATTAACCATGGTACTCATAAGAACTGAGCTAAAGCTACAGGCTAAAACCTGATAAGATGGTGTCATTCTGTGTAAACTTGACTTGAATCATCAGTCAAAATGCATTTGAACGACTGCTGTTTAAGAAATGTGTCTTTGTTCTTTTTGAAATGGCGTGGCGTAACCATAACCTCTCAGTGGTCTTTAAAGCTGGTAAGTGATGTGTGTTTTGGACTGCTGTAGTATAGATGTGATATGAGGTTTGAGTGTTTAGTTCTAGGATGCTTTGACTGCAATGAAACCCCCTCCTTCCTCAAGTTGTACAGTTTAAACCTGTCTTTCTCATAGTGTGGCTAAATGCTTATAAACTTTCAGTGGAATTGCTAAATTGGAATGTATGCAAACAAATGGGCCCATTAAGCTGTAGGAAGGACACCTCTCTTAAGAACGGCTGTTTATACCATGTGCCTCCAGCCAATAATCTGTATTTGTACAGGCACCAACACTAGAGGACCTCAGCCACCTTCCCCCTGAACAGAGACGCAAAAAACTTCAACATAGGATTGATGAGCTGAATAAAGAGCTGCAGAAAGAAATGGACCAAAGGTAGACCATGGAGagtgtccctctctctctctttaaaaagAATTTCTCTATGTAGAAATGTTTCCATGAAAACAATTGCTgagaaaaacatatttatattggCTGAATTTTCTATAGGCagaaaaaaatggaatttacttataaaaataacaatattaatttatattgctgtattatttatttgattaaattattattcttgttgttttggttacttttttttatgtatttatttttctgtttgcaGCCACGCATGCTCAAAGTTTAAACTGTTTAAGACCTATTAAATGGATAaagaataatattttaacatcatAACGTTTTTATCACAGAGATGCTCTTAACAAAATGAAGGATGTCTATGAGAAGAATCCTCAGATGGGAGATCCCGGAAGTCTCCAGCCTAAGATTTCAGAGACCATATGCAACATGGAGAAGCTCCGCTCTGAGATCCATAAAAATGAGGTAACCTTTCCAGAGGATCGGCTTTTTGTTGTGGTCTTATAAGGAAGCACATCCTCTGAGAATGTACATCTGGATAAATGTGACATAAAACAGCTGAGTGGCTCTGTGTGTCAGCCCCATCTAGTGGAGGAATGGACATAATGCGGTTTCTGCATCACTTAAAATGCAACTTGTCTTTAAGTTTCTCATAATAAGCCTTTGATATTTAACAGCTGTTCATTAGTAGTCCAAATTATTTGGACCCTTATCACTCTTCATCACTCTCTCTCCAACTCAGAGTTGGCTAGCTGAGGTTGAAGGAAAGCACGGATCCCGCAGTGAGCGACGGGCCAGTGCAGATGTGAACCACCACGCACCTCACGGCAGAGAGAGGTCTGCATTTCCTGATTACATTATATGcattctgaagataaacagaccAATAATATGTCTAGTATACTCCTTTTATGAGTCCCTGTGCTGTTTGTTTATCCATACGTAGAAGAGCTTTCTTGCTGGTGTTCTTGCTGTTTTGCAATATTTTTGTAGATATAAATGAGAAGAAAGGCAGAGCAGTGGGATTTAAGTAGTCAtgttagcatattagaataatttctgaaggatcatgtgacactgatgactggagtaataatgctgacaattcagctttgctatcataaaaatatttaatgtattaaaaaatatattactatataaaacttttataaaactcttataaaaaaatgtgtaataatatttcacaatattactgttttactgtattttcgcaTAAGACCATAAAAGatgtctttttaaaacattaaacatattttgaatagtagtgtatctAAAATGCATGTTATGTCAATGGAATAATAGCTTCTCATTATTTTGCATGGTCGTCTTATGAAACGATTGTACCTTTCAGTTTTATCGAAGTGCTTTGCGCCTCCACATGTCACACAGCTGGCTCTGAACATAAAAGCCAGTTTAAAACATTGACGCTTTTCTTCTTCCTTTCAGCCCTGAAGGCAGTTACACAGATGATCACAGTCAGGAGCATCGGTCTCCACCGCAGCCGGACCCACATGAATTTGATGATGAGTTTGACGATGACGATCCTCTCCCTGTCATCGGCCACTGCAAAGCTCTCTACTCTTTTGATGGTACAAAAACAGCTTGCATTAAATGATCCTAGTTTAAAGGGGTAATGAAATGCAGTTTAATTTTGTTCTTACTTTTCTCAAGGTTAGCttgttttttgcactaaaaaaagtCCAGTATTTGAGAAATGGATCATTTTCTATTCAAATTTTTTCTCTTTGTGGAACATGCTAATTTTGAAGAACTGTTACTTCCTGCATAAATGCCCACTGCTGTGAAAACGATGTACCTCTTCTCCTGGTTTCTGAAGGGTGGAAAAGAAAAGTTTTCATGTTTTAAACTGGGGAGTTAGATTTGACTTCTGTTTTCATTGTCGAGTAGCCTCTTGTATGAGTAACTATCAAGAATATTTTATTCTCAATTTAATGACCTCTTTAAGAGAATTTGAGTTTTGTTATaaacatttgtggcataatgtcaGTTATAAATGTCCATAAAAGCACTTTTTATCAACCAGTTCCACCCACACCAATTACTATCAAATGCAAGGACAGACTTTCTACTAAATAACTCACAATAACTCACAACGATTTCTGCTTTTGCACCTAAAAAATctttttaagttgaaataattTTCTGTTAATCAACAGTATGCCAtagtttctgtgtttatttatgtgtgtttgttcCTTAGGTTCTAACGAAGGCACGTTGGTAATGAAGGAGAACGAGGTGCTGTACGTCATAGAGGAAGATAAAGGTGACGGATGGACGCGGGTTCGGAAACAAGGGGGAGAGGAGGGCTACGTCCCCACGTCC harbors:
- the LOC113076350 gene encoding formin-binding protein 1-like isoform X2 gives rise to the protein MSWGTDLWDQFENLDKHSQWGIDFLERYAKFVKERLEIEQTYAKQLRSLVKKYCPKRSKEDEPRFTSCLSFYSILNELNDYAGQREVVAEEMGHRVYGELMRYSQDLKAERKHHLQEGRKAQQYLDQCWKHMDNSKKKFERECKEAEKSQLIYERLDNDINATKSEVEKAKSQLYLRQHMAEESKNEYAAQLQNFNSEQWKHFNVAIPQIFKNLQDMDERRTVKLGEMYRCFAEVERRVIPIISKCLEGMVTAAKNVNERRDSGIVVESFKSGFEPPGDFPFEDFSQNIQRTGSDGTIGTPKMEGGKPDPKHAVSRTKNKLWLFGKKPKIPPSIPPPSLPSFPSGHFQTPKFSTERIANHLSEMKNAKSKIPSFRTVKRGAPTLEDLSHLPPEQRRKKLQHRIDELNKELQKEMDQRDALNKMKDVYEKNPQMGDPGSLQPKISETICNMEKLRSEIHKNESWLAEVEGKHGSRSERRASADVNHHAPHGRESPEGSYTDDHSQEHRSPPQPDPHEFDDEFDDDDPLPVIGHCKALYSFDGSNEGTLVMKENEVLYVIEEDKGDGWTRVRKQGGEEGYVPTSYVEITLEKNSKGS
- the LOC113076350 gene encoding formin-binding protein 1-like isoform X1, which translates into the protein MSWGTDLWDQFENLDKHSQWGIDFLERYAKFVKERLEIEQTYAKQLRSLVKKYCPKRSKEDEPRFTSCLSFYSILNELNDYAGQREVVAEEMGHRVYGELMRYSQDLKAERKHHLQEGRKAQQYLDQCWKHMDNSKKKFERECKEAEKSQLIYERLDNDINATKSEVEKAKSQLYLRQHMAEESKNEYAAQLQNFNSEQWKHFNVAIPQIFKNLQDMDERRTVKLGEMYRCFAEVERRVIPIISKCLEGMVTAAKNVNERRDSGIVVESFKSGFEPPGDFPFEDFSQNIQRTGSDGTIGTPKMEGGKPDPKHAVSRTKNKLWLFGKKPKIPPSIPPPSLPSFPSGHFQTPKFSTERIANHLSEMKNAKSKIPSFRTVKRGAPTLEDLSHLPPEQRRKKLQHRIDELNKELQKEMDQRDALNKMKDVYEKNPQMGDPGSLQPKISETICNMEKLRSEIHKNESWLAEVEGKHGSRSERRASADVNHHAPHGRESPEGSYTDDHSQEHRSPPQPDPHEFDDEFDDDDPLPVIGHCKALYSFDGSNEGTLVMKENEVLYVIEEDKGDGWTRVRKQGGEEGYVPTSYVEITLEKNSKGAVTYI